Genomic DNA from Streptomyces sp. AM 2-1-1:
GCCACCCGCGCCGGCGATCCCGGGCCCGCCCCACTCAGCGGCGGCCGGGCCCGGGCGGGGGCCCGCCGCGTCGTACCCGGAGAAGAGCCCGGCCAGCCCGGCCGGGGGCTCGCGCCATCCGGCGGGCGCGGGGGCGGGCTGGCTGCGTCCGATCCGGATCGAGCGGAGTTTCGGCAGGTCGGTCCGGCGCCTGAGGTCCGCGGTGGCGAACGCGAGACGTACGCCGGTCCAGTCCTCGCCGGTCCGCTGGGCGACCGACGCGCGCAGCACCAGTCGGCCGCTGTCGTCTCCCTGCCGGTGGTCGAGGCGGTAGGCGGGGACCCAGACGGCGCCCGGTACGCCGTACTCCAGCTCGAGTTCCAGCTCGCCGGGGCCGGCGCCGTCGACCGTGAGGAGTGCGCCGACCGTGGTCTCCACGGGCGCCGACGAAGCATCGGTGGATGCGCGTTCGAGCCGGTCGCCGGCGACGGCCAGCTCGTGCTCGGCCAGGTGCAAAGCCGCTTCGAGTTCGCCGAGGCGGAGGTGGAGTCCCGTCAGTCGCTCGTCGACGAACGCGGCCAGGTTCAGCCACGCGTCGACCGGAGTGCGGCGGTGCGGGTCGTCGCGCTTGCGCGGGGGCGGTACCGGGCGCAGCGCCCCGATCTCGGCTATCCGGCTCACCTGACGGTCCCGGCGACCCAGGGCCGTCGCGTACACGTCCTTCAGTCGTTCCACCTCGTCCCGCAGGCCGTCAGGGGCGTCCGCGCCGAGTACTTCGGCCTCGGTCGCCACCCGGGCCTCGGCGACACGCGGCCCGCAGGCGCCCAGGACGCGAGCCCGCAGGGAGCCCGGGTCGAGGGTGCGGGGGAGACCCGTCACCCGCACCCGGCCGTCGGACGGCACGGTGCCCCGGGCCAGTCGGCGGCAGAGCGCGCCCTGTGCGTACACCACGACCGAGTCGAGAGTCGATTCCCAACTCCGCGCCGGACCAACCGTCATGTGCTCCGCACCCCCACCCGTGTACATGCTGGGCGCAGCTTACGCCGGGGCGGTCGGCGCGTCAGCGGTCGGCCGGGTGGGAGCACCCGGGCGGCCGACTCGGCCTGCCGTTCAGTCCGTCCTTACCCATCGTCGGGGGCCTGCTCGGCCGGATGAGGGAAAGGGCTCCCTGCCCGGCGGGGTCCGTGCTGTCGACTCAATCGTCGTCGGCGTAGCGGTTGCCCTGGCCAGGCCGACGAGGAAGAAGAGAGAGGGTCATGCCGGGGGAGCGGCCGGTGGTGGGGTCGTCCGGCGTTACCCGTAGGCGGGGCGGGCAGTGGTGCGGTCGTGGGCGTACGCGATCTACGACGCGGCGAACCTGTGACGGGTGGGTGGCGACATCGGTCACCACCCACCCGTCACAGGTTCGCCGCACTTCGCTCGGCGGCCCGGTCCGCACTCCCAGGGGGCGTCAGGCACTCGCGACGACGGCGCCCAGGATCATGCCGCCTACCAGGCCGACCGCGCTGACCACGATGGCTATCGTGGCGAGCCGCTCGTGGCGGACGGTCTTGGCGATGATCGCCAGGATCACGCCGATCACGCCGAAGACGATCGGGAAGAAGAGGAGCGCGATCACGCCCAGCACCATCGCGATGATGCTCAGCACGTTGCCGGTCCCGGTGCGCTGCGGCGCGCCGGGGGTGTGCTGTCCGGTCGGCTGGCTGCCGTACTGCGTCGTCATCTGTCGCTCCTTCGGGGCGCTCACCGTGGGCTCCGATCCGGGGACGGACCGGCCTGAACCACAGGTGCCCGCAAGTCCCCTTCCCACACCACGACTTGGATTTTCGGTCGGTCGACCGGCCGTCGGAGGCTCCGCGAGGGGCGAAACCGGCGTCTCATCATGTGGCGCGCAGCTTTGACATGAGGGGGACTTATGACCAAAAGGCGATGCTTTGGCCATGTATTCACGGTCCGCCACGGTGGGCCCGAGCCCGACGGGACAGCGCGTGCCTTCGCGCACGAGTTCTCCGGCGGCCGGCACCGCCGTACTGGAGCGCGGGCAGATCGTCGACAGGGCACCACCTCCCAGGTGCCGGGCGAACCGGCTCGCGCCTGCACCCGCCGGCTCATCGACAGTGTGCCGCGCCTGCCCGTCTGACCGGGGCGGGTGCGGGCGCTCAGTCGATCCCTGCGGCAGCGGATCCCAGCACGTCGCGCAGTTGGGCGCGGCCGGTGACGCCGAGCTTGGGGAAGATCTTGTGCAGGTGGAAGCCGATGGTGCGCGGCGACAGGTAGAGCCGGGCGCCGATGTCCCGGTTGGTGAGCCCTTCCGCCGCCAACTGGGCGATCTGCAACTCCTGAGGCGTCAGCCCGGCTGCCGCACCCGGCGCCGCCGTGGCCGCCACCGACACGCCGGCCGCGCGGAGTTCGGCCCCGGCGCGCTCGACCCACGGCCGCGCGCCGAGCCGCTCGAAGTACTCCAGGGCCGTACCGAGCAGGGGGCGCGCTTCGGCGCTGCGGCGTCGGCGCCGCAGCCACTCCCCGAAGTCCAGGTGGACCAGGGCGTGCTCGAACGGCCATCCGGCACCGGCCGGGTCGAGCGCGCTACGGAAGTGCTCCTCCGCCTCCTCGCCGGTGGCGAGCAGGGCCCGGGCGCGGTGCAGGATCGCCAGCAGCCGGGGGGAGAGGGACGCACCCACGGTCCCCTCGGCAGCGCGCAGTACCGTACGGGCGTCCTCCGCCTGTCCGGCCCGGACGGCGGCGGCGGCCAGGTCGGCGAGGTGGTAGAGGGAGGCGTGGTAGTGCACGGGCAAGGGGTGGAAGTCCCGGGTGTACGTGCGGCGCAGGTGCTCGTACGCCGCCGGGTGATCGCCCTCCGCGAACGCCGCCATGCCGAGCGCGCGCCGGTGCAGGACGTACAGGCCGGGGGACTTGCGCAGATCGACGGCGCGCACCGCGTGGTCCGCCCGGCGGCGCGCGCCCTCGTGGTCGCCGCGCGCCGCCCGCAGCGTGGCCTGGAGGAGCGGCGCCCCCACGGCCATGTAGTCCGCTCCCGCCTCCGTCGCGACCCAGAACGCGTCCTCCGCCGTGGACTGGGCCGCGGTCCACGCGCCGCTCTCGAAGAGCGCGTTGGCGAGCGAGTAGGAGACGGTGGCGTTGGTGCCCGCCGTCGCCGCCCGCCGCAGATGGTCCATGGCCTGGCCGAGCAGGCGTACGGCCCGGTCGGTCTCGTCCAGTACCCATGCCGCGCCGCCGAGCATCACGGCGTCGGAGAGCGAATCGGCCGACATGGCCTCCTCCGCGCGTTCGAAGAGCCCCAACGTCCGCTCGCGCTCCGTGAAGGGGGCGCAGGAGGCCAGCGCCCAGACACGGTCCACCCTGTACGGCTCGTCCTCGACCAGGTCGTTGATCCTCCGCAGCTCCGCCCGGTAGAAGGGAGCGGCCGAGCGGTAGGCCGGGGTCGCGGCCGTTCCCAGGGCGTCGAGCGCCAGGGAGGGTGACTCGGTGGCCATGGACTCCGCCACCGGCAGGAGGTACGCCAGGGAGTCGTCGTAGCGATGGGTGACGGCCAGGGACCACCCCGCCAGGAGGGACGCCCGCGCGAGGAGCTGCCGGTCGTCCGTCAGCGCGTCGACCCGGGAGGCGAGCTCGTTCACCCACTGCGGCTGGCCCCCCAGCATGGCGGACATGGCCGCGGCGATCAGCCGGCGGGCGCGCTGCTCCCGGTCCGGGGTGAGTTCGGCGGCGCGTTCCAGAGCCGCGGCCGCGGCCGCGTACCCTCCCCGGTGGCGCGAGCGCTCGGCGCTCTCGGCCAGAGCGTCGGCGATCTCCGCGTCCGGGCCCATCGACGCCGCCGCGAGATGCCAGGCACGGCGGTCGGGCTCGTCCGCGAGCGCGGCGGCGAGGACCAGGTGGGCCTCCCGGCGCTCGGTGAAGGTGGCGGCCTGGTAGATCGCCGAACGGACCAGCGGGTGACGCAGCCGCACCTGGCCGCCCTCGACGCGTATCAGCCCCGTCCGTTCGGCGGGCAACCACACCTGCGGATCGTCCATGCCGGCGACCGCGTGGAGGGGACCGGGGAACTGGGCGGTCCCGGCCGCCGCCGCGAGGAGAAGAACCCGCCGCGTGGCCTCCGGAAGGGTGGGCAGCTCGGCGGCGAACATCTGCTCCAGCCGGGCGGTCAGCGGGAGTGAGTCGACCGAGCCCGTGTCACGGCGGCTCGGGTCCCGCGCGTAGGCGCGGGTCAGCTCGATGAGAGCCAGCGGGTTCCCCTCCGCCTGCTGCAGGATCTGGGAGCGGACCCTGCCCCGGGGCGGGTGGGGCTGGGCGTCCAGCAGGACCACGGAAGCGGCCCGGTCCAGCGGACCCGCCGTCATCAGCGGGAAGTCACGGTCGAAGCGCTCCGGCACGGCCTGTTCCCGGGCGGCGAGCAGCAGGGCGGCGGGCTCACCCTCCAGACGCCGGGCGACGAACGCGAGCACCTCCAGCGACCCGATGTCCAGCCACTGCGCGTCGTCCACGACGAGCAGCAGCGGACGCGTCGCCGCCGCGTCGGAGAGCAGTGTCAGGACGCCGAGCCGGGCCAGCATCGGGTCGATCCTCCGCGGGGTCTCCGGCTCCTCCATGCCGAACGCCAGGCGCAGCGCTTCGCCCTGCCGGGCGGGCAGCCGTGCGACGCCGTCGAGGAGGGGCCGCAGCAACTGGTGGATCCCCGCGAAGCCGAGCTCCCGTTCGCCCTCGCCGCCCCGCACCCGGAGCACGAGCCGGCCGCGGGAGGCGGCGTACGCGGCCGCCCGGTCCATCAGGGTGCTCTTGCCCGCGCCGGGCGCGCCGGTCAGTACGAGCACCTTCGGCCCGCCGTCCTCGGACGCGTCGACCAGCCGGGAGATCCGCGACAGCTCCCCGTCCCTGCCGAGGATCTCCGGCTCGGTGACCGTTGCGGCGCCGAGGTCCATGCTCGTCCTTCCCTTCCCACACGCCCCCGCGCGGGGGCCGGAGCGACGCGGATTCCCGCCGCTCCCAGGCATCCTGCCAGGTCGGACGGGTGCCCCCGACCGGCGGACCGCCCGTCGGGGGCACCGGGACACCCATGACCGGTCACATGACAGAAGCGTCCCGCTCCCTCTCCCTGGAAGCATCCGCAGGACCAGGACGGGACGACGCCGAAGCGTCGCCTTCGAACCCTCCGGGGCGCCGCTCACCCCCGTCGGCAGCGGCGCACCGGGCCCCGCGCCACGGGTGCGGGTGCGCCCTTCCGGGGGCGCGGACGATCACGGAAGACATGGAGAGACGCAACGGTGAGGAACGCAGTGGCCACCCGGGAGACAGTTCGTGCCCCCGCCGGTACGGCAGGGCACGTGCGGATCTCCGTCCTGGAGTCCGCGCCCACCGGCCCGGCCCTCGTCGCCTGCCGCCCGGAGGTTTCGGACGGCCCGAGTGGTCCGAGGGGTTCGGGCGGTACGGACGGCCGGAGGAGCCCGGGGGGTGCGGGTGGTCCCGCGGGTGCGGGCCGCTTCGCCGGCGCCGGACGTGGACGCGACCCCCTTCCGCCCTGGCGGTCGGCCTCCGACGACGGCGAGACGCTGTACGTCGCGCAGCACGTCCACGGCCCGATCGCGGTCCCCCACGACGGAGCCGAGGTTCTCCTGGAACCCGGCGACCTCGTCTTCTGCCGGCCCGGCGGACCGGGCGGGCCCGTGTTCCCGCGCTCCGGTGAGCCGTACCGCATGACCGTCTTCCACGTGCCCCGGCGGCTCCTCGACCTCCGTGACGGAGAGCTGCGCCGGGTCGTGGGGGTACCGCTGCGCTGCGCGGAGGGTGTCGGGGCGCTCGTCTCCCACTTCCTCTCCCTCGTCGCTGCGGAGACCGGAGTCCACCGGTCGCCCACCGCCGACCGGCTCGTCGGCAATGCGGCGGGGATCCTCGCCGCGTTCGTGACGGAGGTCGTCGCGGAGGAGGATTCAAGGGCCCCGGACCCGGGTGCGCGGATGACGGCCCGCATCCGGGAGTTCATCGAGGCGCATCTCGCGGACCCGGCGCTGTCCCCGGCCACGATCGCGCGAGCCCACCACCTTTCGGTCCGCCATCTGCACAAGCTCTTCGAGGGTGAAGGCACCACGGTGGGGCAGCTGATACGCCGTCGCAGACTTGAGGCGTGCCGACGCGAACTCGGCCGGTCGCCGCGCCGCACCCTCACCGTGGCCGCCGTGGCGCACCGCTGGGGCTTCGTCAGCCCTTCACACTTCAGCCGGTCCTTCCGGGACGCCTACGGCATGTCGCCCAGCCAATGGCAGCGGTCGGCCTCGTCCGGTACGGGTCTTCTCGTCCTGCCCCCGTCGCCCCGTTCCCTCACCGACCGCACCCGCCCGGCGGAGGGGCCCCGAGGGCGCCCGTCGGGCGGCCGGCGGATCTTCGCGCCGTAGCGGTTCCCCGCAACGGCTCCCCGGGCACGGCCCGTCCGGAGCACGGATGCGGACACACACCCCCCACAGCACCCGCAGCAGGAGGAGAACCCATGACCCACCCCGCACCGCACGCGAACGGCAGCCGGCCGTGGCTGCACCGGAAGGACGAGGTGATCCAGGAGTTCGGCACCGTCAAGCGGTTCCCGATCGGCCTGACCCACGAAGCGCGGACGTACTCCTGCCAGCGCCTGAACCAGGTACTGGCCGATACGCAGATCCTCTACGGCCTCTACAAGAAGCACCACTGGCTGATGCGCGGCGCGACCTTCTACCAACTGCACCTGGTCCTGGACAAGCACGCGGGGGAGCAGCTCGAACTCGTGGACACCCTCGCCGAACGGGTCCAGTCCCTCGGCGGCGTCGCGGTGGGAGATCCCCGGCACGTCGCCGAGATCACCTCGATCCCGCGCCCCCCGGACGGCGTGGAGGAGGTGCCGGCCATGCTGTCGCGGCTGCTGGAGGCGCACGAGGCCATCCTCGTGGACGCCCACGACGCCGCTGCCCGGACCGTCGGACTCGGCGACGACGGCACCAACGACCTGCTCGTCTCGCAGGTCGTGCGAACCGGGGAACTGCAGGCGTGGTTCCTGGCCGAGCATCTGGTCGACACCCCGCTGGTCCGCGCCTGACCGGCAGCGGCACTTGACGGGCAGAACCGCCCGAAGGGCAGCGGCACCCGACCGGCCGAAGGCGGCGGACCGGCCGGCTCCGCGCACAGCGCCTGCCCGTCCCCGCGCCTGCCCGTCCCCGTGCCTGCCCCGACCCCGTGCCTGCCCCGACCCCGTCGGGGCCCGCCGCGCTCCGGGTGACTCCCCGGCAGCCGTACGATCCCGGGATGGCGATCACCTACGTGTGGCGGGGCGACTTCGACGACCTGAGCCTCGACGTCCTGCACGCCGACGGGTTCGGCGGTCCGGTCGTCAGGACCGCATGGCGGGCGCGGCTGGAGCGTCACAGCCTGGGCTGGGTCTGCGCGTGGGAGGACGGCTCCCTGATCGGCTTCGTCAACGTGATCGGGGACGGCGGCGCCCACGCCTTCCTCCTGGACACCGTGGTGGCCCGCCACCGCAGATCGCTCGGGGTCGGCGCCGCCCTGGTCGCAGCGGCGGTCGAAGGGGCCCGGGCCGCACGGTGCGCGTGGGTGCACGTCGACTTCGAGGAACACCTGCGGAGTTTCTACCTCGACACCTGCGGATTCCGGGTGACCGCGGCGGGAGTGATCGCACTCTGACGCGGGGTCGGATCCCCATGTTTCCGCGGGCGGTCTCCGCCTGCCCGCTCGGGCGGACTCCGCCCGGCCGCGGGCCGTACGCCGACCGGCCGCGCCGGTCCTGTTCCGGTGGGGGGACGGACGACGGCCGCCCCGCCCGTGCCCGTACGCCGGTACGGAGCCCCGCTCCGGCCGAGGTCGCCGAGGTCGTCCCACCCCCCGGACGCCCCGCCCCAGCAGGGGGATCGAGAGGCAGCGGGGGCACGGGGTGCGGACCGAAGGCACGCCGGGTGCGGGCGGCGGTACGGCGCACGGGGCGCACAACCGGCGCACGGGGGCTCGATTGGATCATATTGCGCTCCGGCGTCTGCGGGCGCGCGCGGGCGCTTTTCGGAAATGCCGCGGCTCAAATTCAGCGATATCCGTGCAAGGGGGACGCGGCGTGACTGAACTTTTTCACAGGTGATCACTTGGCATATGTCCCGCGCGTACGGAGTAGCCCTGCGGGATGGGGGGCGTGCATGCAAGGACGCGAATACCGCCTTCGGCCGCGATGCATCCTCTAATGTGATTGGCATGAACGGGCGAAGTCGGAGTGAGACCCGTCGCGAAGGGCAATCGGAGAAGAGTACGAGGCGAGAGATCGCCGCTCTCCGTGCAGCCGGGTCAGCCGGAAAGAGTCCGGAGCCGGCGGTGCCGCTGCGTCGACGTTCGGCGTGATGCGCCCGGGAATGTCTGAATGACCATTCGTGGAATGAGTGAGAACAAGTGGGGGACGGCCGTGACCAATCCTTTCGATGACGAGTCGGGACGGTTCGTTGCGCTGGTCAACGACGAGGGGCAGTACTCGCTGTGGCCCGTGCACATCGAGATTCCGGGCGGCTGGCGCGCCGTGGGCCCGGAGGGATCGCGCCAGGAATGTCTGGAAGCGATCGAAGCCGCCTGGACCGACATGCGCCCCGCCGGCCTGGTGCGGGCTACGGAGTCCGTCGCCGAGTAGAGCCTCGGCACTCGGTGCGGGAGGGGACCGGGACCTGGCGCGCGGGAGGGGATCGCCCCTCGGCGCGGAGGAGTTCGGCGTGCGATCCAGCACGCGACTCCGATCGGTTCCGCTCTTCTTCTGAGCGGAATCGATCGGATTGGGCCGACGTTCGATCCTCGTCCGGCGGCAATCCCTCTCTTTCTTCCGCGCGGCCTCGCCGACCCGTCCCCAGGGAGCCCGTGAACCGCTCCGCGGTGCCTTCTCGGCGCAGGTGAAAGCGGGTGGGCTCCGGGTGCATGCGCCGGGTGCGCGCGTCCGGCGCGAAACCCCGGTGATTCCCTCTCCGGCGCCGCACCGAATCCTCACTCCGCCTCGGTGGGTTCTCGGCCGACGGCGTGCGCTCCGGCAGGGCGGGGTTCTCCCCGCCTTCCTTGTCGTCCCCGAAATCTCTCCCCAAAGGTGTCGACCGGCATGTATGAAAACGACTCGATCCCGTCCCGTGCCATTCCCGGAGAACTCCTCGAACTGACCCTCGCGCAGCAGGGTGTGTGGTACGGCCAGCAGGTCGAACCAGAAAGTCCGAAATTCAACATCGCCGAGTGCTTCGAGATCCGCGGTGATCTGGACACCGGGACGTTCGCGGCCGCCGTCGCCCGTACCGTCGCCCTGTGCGACAGCCTCAACGTCGAGCTGGTCGTCAGGGACGGGGTGGTACGCCAACGGGTCGCGCCCCCACCCCGGTCCGGCGCCGACCGGATCCGGCTGGTCGATCTCTCCGGGGCCGACGACCCCGCCGCCGCGGCCGAGCGCTACCTGGCCGACGACATGGCCACCGTCGACCGGATCGACGTCCCGCGGCACACCTTCACACTGCTGCGACTCGGTCCAGGACGGCACTACTGGTACATCCGCTTCCACCACATCGCCGTCGACGGACTCGGCAGCGCCGTCTTCGCCCGCACGGTGGCCGATCTCTACGCCCGCGCTCTGCGGGGCGAGGACATCCTCGAGGCCGAGCTGCCCCCCGCCCCGCTCCGCGACCTCCTCGCCGACGAGGCGGCCTACCTCGACTCCGACCGCTACGAGGCGGACCGGACCTACTGGACCGCCAAGTTCGCCGACCGCGCGCCGGGGACGGCGGTCCCGGCCGACGCCACGACCCCGGCCGGCGTCGCCGGCTCCCATGACGGGGGCGGTGACGGGAACGGGGCGCGGGGCGGCACGCCGCTCATCCGCCGGCGTACCGCTGCCCACCCGACGGCTGTTCCCGCCGCGGCGGACGGCGTGCACCTCCACTCCGGCGAGACGCTGCCCGTCGCCGTCTTCGACGACCTGCGCCGACTCGCCGCGGCCAACCGCACCAGCTGGACCGCCGTCCTGGTGAGCGCGGTCGCCGCCTACGTGGGACGTGCCACCGGCACCAGCGACGTCGTGGTGGGCCTCGCCTCCAACGGCCGCCACGGCGGACTGCGGCACATCGTCGGCATGACCGCCAACATCCTGCCGCTGCGGCTGAACATCACCGCCGACATGACGGTCGGCGCGCTGGTCCGTGCCGTCGCCGGCGAGATGCGCGGCGCCCTGCGCCACCGGCGCTTCTCCCGCGAGCAGCTCGCCCGTGAACTCCGGATGGCCGACGACGCGGCGCGCCTGACCGACGTCGTCGTCAACATCATGGGCTACGAGTACGACCTCGAGTTCGCCGGCAGCCCCGCCACCTCCCGCGTGCTCTCCATCGGCCCGGTCGACGACGTCTCGCTCTTCGTCTCCGAACGCTCCGAGGGCACCGGTCCGCTGATCGGATTCGACGCCGACCAGGAGCTGTACCGCCCCGAGGACGTGCGGCTGAGCCAGCGCGCCGTCATCTCCTTCCTGTCGGCCCTCGCCGGAGCGGAGACCGAAACCCCCCTGCGCGAGCTGCCGTTGCTCGACGCCGAGACGGCCGGTGAACTCCTCGCCCACGGTCGGGGCGCCGCCCTCGCGCCACAGGGCCCGGCGCACGCCACGAGTCTGCCCGACGCGTTCGGAGCCCAGGTCCGCCGCACCCCGGACGCTCCGGCGGTGGTGGACGGCGCCGTCACCCTCTCCTACCGGGACCTCGCACGGACCGCGGCGGAGCTCTCCGGAGCACTGGCGGGCTGGGGCCTCGCTCCCGAGGACGGCGTCGGCGTCCTGGTGGACCGCTCGGCGGCCGTGGTGGCCGCCACCCTCGGCGTGGTCGGGGCGGGCGCCGCGTACGTACCGATGGACGCCGGCTGGCCCGAGGAGCGCCTCGGCCGCGTCGCGGGGGTCGCCGGGATCCGCGCCCTCGTTGTCGACGAGGCCGCTGCGGGGCGGCACTGGGTGAAGGTGACGGCCGCCGTGCTGCCGGTGATCGTCGTCGACGCCGTCGGCGGGATCCTGCGCGGGGGTCCGCCGCGCCCCGGACGGCCGGCGGACGTGGCGCGCGCGGACCGGCTCGCCTACACGATGTTCACCTCCGGCTCCACCGGCCTGCCGAAGGGCGTCGGGGTCACCCACGCGGACGTCCTCGCGCTCGCCGCCGACACCGCCTGGACCGGCGGGGCGTACGAGGCGGTGCTGCTGCACTCCGCCTACGTCTTCGACGCGTCCACCTTCGAGATATGGGTGCCGCTCCTGCACGGCGGCCGGGTGGTCGTCGCCCCGCCGGGCGTCCTGGAGGCCCCCGTCCTGACCGGCCTGGTCGCGCGGTACGGAGTGACCGCGCTCTTCCTCACCACGGCCCTGTTCAACGTGGTCGCCGAAGCGGACCCGGCCGCCTTCGCCGGAGTGCGCCTGGTCGCGGCGGGCGGGGAGGCCGCCACACCGGACCTGATGCAGCGGGTGGCGGCCGCCGCGCCCCGTACCCGCGTCCTGCACGTGTACGGACCCACCGAGACCACCACCTTCGCCGCCCGCCACCAGGTGTCCGCCGACACGTCCGGAGTGCCGCCCGTCGGACGCCCGCTCGACGGGACGCTGCTCCACGTCCTCGACCGCGATCTCGGCCTGGTACCGCCCGGAGTGGTGGGGGAGCTGTACGTGGGCGGCCGCGGTGTCGCCCGCGGTTACCAGGGGCGTCCCGCGCTCACCGCCGGCCGGTTCGTCGCGGACCCGCACGGTCCGCACGGGGCGCGCATGTACCGCACCGGCGACCTGGTCCGCTGGACCGCGCACGGCGAGATCGAGTACGTGGGACGCGTGGACGGGCAGGTCAAGCTTCGCGGGTACCGCATCGAACCCGCCGAGATCGAGAGCGCCCTGCTCGCCGATCCGGACGTGCGCGCCGTCGCCGTCCTGGTCCGCGAGGACATACCCGGCGACCGCCGGCTCGTCGCCTACGTCGTACCCGCTCCGGGTGCCCGCCCGGACGACACCGCGCTCGCCCGCCGGGTCGGCCGCATTCTGCCCGCGTACATGGTGCCCTCCGTCTTCGTGACACTCGATGCGCTGCCGCTCAACCCCAACGGCAAGGTCGACCGCCGCGCCCTGCCCGCACCCCCCGCCGCGGCCCCGACGGGCCGCGCCCCGCGCACCGCCTTCGAAGAGGTCCTGGCCGGCCTGTTCGCGGACGTCCTGGGCGTCGAAGCGGTCGGCGCCGACGACAACTTCTTCTCCCTGGGCGGCCACTCGCTGCTCGCCACCCGGCTCACCGGCCGGGTGCGCGCCGCCCTGGGCGCCGAACTCGACCTGCGCACCCTCTTCGACCACCCCACGGTCGCCTCGCTCGCCGCCGTCCTCGACACCACCGGCGCCGCCCGGCCCGCGCTCACCCCGCAGCCGCGGCCCGCGGCGGTGCCGCTCTCCTTCGCGCAGCGCCGGCTGTGGTTCCTCAACCGGGCGGAGGGCCCCGGCGACACCTACACCATTCCGCTCGTCCTGGAACTCGACGGTCCGCTCGACACCGAGTCGCTCCGGGGCGCGCTGGCCGACGTCATCGCCCGGCACGAGAGCCTGCGCACCGTCTTCGCCGAGCACGACGGCGTACCGCGTCAGGAAGTCCTCGACGCTGCCGTCGCGGCCGGGCTGGT
This window encodes:
- a CDS encoding AAA family ATPase, whose amino-acid sequence is MDLGAATVTEPEILGRDGELSRISRLVDASEDGGPKVLVLTGAPGAGKSTLMDRAAAYAASRGRLVLRVRGGEGERELGFAGIHQLLRPLLDGVARLPARQGEALRLAFGMEEPETPRRIDPMLARLGVLTLLSDAAATRPLLLVVDDAQWLDIGSLEVLAFVARRLEGEPAALLLAAREQAVPERFDRDFPLMTAGPLDRAASVVLLDAQPHPPRGRVRSQILQQAEGNPLALIELTRAYARDPSRRDTGSVDSLPLTARLEQMFAAELPTLPEATRRVLLLAAAAGTAQFPGPLHAVAGMDDPQVWLPAERTGLIRVEGGQVRLRHPLVRSAIYQAATFTERREAHLVLAAALADEPDRRAWHLAAASMGPDAEIADALAESAERSRHRGGYAAAAAALERAAELTPDREQRARRLIAAAMSAMLGGQPQWVNELASRVDALTDDRQLLARASLLAGWSLAVTHRYDDSLAYLLPVAESMATESPSLALDALGTAATPAYRSAAPFYRAELRRINDLVEDEPYRVDRVWALASCAPFTERERTLGLFERAEEAMSADSLSDAVMLGGAAWVLDETDRAVRLLGQAMDHLRRAATAGTNATVSYSLANALFESGAWTAAQSTAEDAFWVATEAGADYMAVGAPLLQATLRAARGDHEGARRRADHAVRAVDLRKSPGLYVLHRRALGMAAFAEGDHPAAYEHLRRTYTRDFHPLPVHYHASLYHLADLAAAAVRAGQAEDARTVLRAAEGTVGASLSPRLLAILHRARALLATGEEAEEHFRSALDPAGAGWPFEHALVHLDFGEWLRRRRRSAEARPLLGTALEYFERLGARPWVERAGAELRAAGVSVAATAAPGAAAGLTPQELQIAQLAAEGLTNRDIGARLYLSPRTIGFHLHKIFPKLGVTGRAQLRDVLGSAAAGID
- a CDS encoding AraC family transcriptional regulator produces the protein MRISVLESAPTGPALVACRPEVSDGPSGPRGSGGTDGRRSPGGAGGPAGAGRFAGAGRGRDPLPPWRSASDDGETLYVAQHVHGPIAVPHDGAEVLLEPGDLVFCRPGGPGGPVFPRSGEPYRMTVFHVPRRLLDLRDGELRRVVGVPLRCAEGVGALVSHFLSLVAAETGVHRSPTADRLVGNAAGILAAFVTEVVAEEDSRAPDPGARMTARIREFIEAHLADPALSPATIARAHHLSVRHLHKLFEGEGTTVGQLIRRRRLEACRRELGRSPRRTLTVAAVAHRWGFVSPSHFSRSFRDAYGMSPSQWQRSASSGTGLLVLPPSPRSLTDRTRPAEGPRGRPSGGRRIFAP
- a CDS encoding DNA starvation/stationary phase protection protein produces the protein MTHPAPHANGSRPWLHRKDEVIQEFGTVKRFPIGLTHEARTYSCQRLNQVLADTQILYGLYKKHHWLMRGATFYQLHLVLDKHAGEQLELVDTLAERVQSLGGVAVGDPRHVAEITSIPRPPDGVEEVPAMLSRLLEAHEAILVDAHDAAARTVGLGDDGTNDLLVSQVVRTGELQAWFLAEHLVDTPLVRA
- a CDS encoding GNAT family N-acetyltransferase — its product is MAITYVWRGDFDDLSLDVLHADGFGGPVVRTAWRARLERHSLGWVCAWEDGSLIGFVNVIGDGGAHAFLLDTVVARHRRSLGVGAALVAAAVEGARAARCAWVHVDFEEHLRSFYLDTCGFRVTAAGVIAL
- a CDS encoding MbtH family protein gives rise to the protein MTNPFDDESGRFVALVNDEGQYSLWPVHIEIPGGWRAVGPEGSRQECLEAIEAAWTDMRPAGLVRATESVAE